Proteins found in one Hyalangium gracile genomic segment:
- a CDS encoding MXAN_5808 family serine peptidase, producing the protein MPRMLRRIIAVAVLLGAWALVGSDRAPIPLTMGAAQASQGWQGSLAQQKGEKPQHDLSALRVFTKVILYVKDNYVDPKRVKPKEMMIAALEYVEKSVPDVLVDGNAETGKLSLNVNGKQREFDISHVDSPWKLSFTLKDVFDFISKNMRPMEDTRDIEYAAINGMLSTLDPHSVLLRPELYREMKLSTKGEFGGLGFVIQMREGNLTVVKVLPKTPAHRAGIQKDDQIKKIGEESTVNMDLNEAVSKLRGPVDSKITITVERKGWDKPHVMTLSRATISIESVQHKLLAHNVGYVRLKNFQGNTTRDLEAALADIRKQAEAKGGTMKGLVLDMRGNPGGLLEQAIQVSDTFISNGVLVATVGLSDKLREEKRARAQEGEDAFPIAVLVNSGSASASEIVAGALKNLNRAVIIGRQTFGKGSVQVLYDFPDDSALKLTIAKYLTPGDVSIQEVGIIPDIQLVPTRVTQASIDVFAPRRSIGEADLDQHFGNPDSDKVAKKREEVLDREKAAESLKYLKIDEKKVAQAAAEKKAKDKETAEKNPRTAQKDPKDAAKHGEKDPLLDVDVAGQTEDLDDQLDAESQDEIKEDFEVTFARDFVLKATSTNRLQQLKQGKAFIDQKRQEEEQRISSAIAGLGVDWSAGPTPKNVQLDATFSPGADQPVRAGETLELVITAENKGTEPLKRVRAWTESDNVFIDRREFIFGAIAPGEKKTWKVPVKLPKDLTSRRDDVTVKFFDDSGALNKTLVSEVGFLELPRPAFAFNWQVLDDCSGCNGDGVAQLGEDITVVLDVTNVGTGVAMDSFAQIKNAGDPNVFIEKGRFKLGELAAGETKSARFQLQVKKGYKGDTFPLKLAIIDEPLEEFVTEKLELPVRDAPALALEPTKTMVKLAEKTELLASPLPDALAVARVPTQAVLPAVAVGKGFYKVSLQDDRFAFVRTADAKEQRVGKAVLPKKVDWVTSLQPPDIHLDVDTSRGGVIAAGDRYTLSGTVADPQGLLDMYVLVNDQKVYFKASDPKSTEPRKMKFTAEFALKEGNNNVLVVAREDQDFASRKTLVIRRRPEAVAQKLATPTPVETPKAQ; encoded by the coding sequence ATGCCGCGAATGCTTCGCCGGATCATCGCCGTCGCTGTCCTCCTCGGCGCCTGGGCCCTCGTGGGCAGTGACCGGGCGCCCATTCCCCTCACCATGGGGGCCGCCCAGGCGAGTCAAGGCTGGCAGGGCTCGCTCGCCCAGCAGAAGGGCGAGAAGCCTCAGCATGATCTGTCCGCCCTGCGCGTCTTCACCAAGGTCATCCTCTACGTGAAGGACAACTACGTAGACCCCAAGCGCGTGAAGCCCAAGGAGATGATGATCGCCGCGCTGGAGTACGTGGAGAAGAGCGTGCCGGACGTGCTCGTGGACGGCAACGCCGAGACGGGCAAGCTCAGCCTCAACGTCAACGGCAAGCAGCGCGAGTTCGACATCAGCCACGTGGACTCGCCCTGGAAGCTGTCCTTCACGCTCAAGGACGTCTTCGACTTCATCTCCAAGAACATGCGTCCCATGGAGGACACGCGCGACATCGAGTACGCGGCCATCAACGGCATGCTGTCCACGCTGGATCCGCACTCGGTGCTGCTGCGCCCGGAGCTCTACCGGGAGATGAAGCTGTCCACCAAGGGTGAGTTCGGCGGCCTGGGCTTCGTCATCCAGATGCGCGAGGGCAACCTCACCGTCGTCAAGGTGCTGCCCAAGACGCCGGCGCACCGCGCGGGCATCCAGAAGGACGACCAGATCAAGAAGATTGGCGAGGAGTCCACCGTCAACATGGACCTCAACGAGGCGGTGTCCAAGCTGCGCGGCCCGGTGGACAGCAAGATCACCATCACCGTGGAGCGCAAGGGCTGGGACAAGCCGCACGTGATGACGCTCAGCCGCGCCACCATCTCCATCGAGAGCGTGCAGCACAAGCTGCTGGCCCACAACGTCGGCTACGTGCGCCTGAAGAACTTCCAGGGCAACACCACGAGGGACCTCGAGGCGGCGCTGGCGGACATCCGCAAGCAGGCCGAGGCCAAGGGCGGCACCATGAAGGGCCTGGTGCTGGACATGCGCGGCAACCCGGGCGGCCTGCTGGAGCAGGCCATCCAGGTGTCCGACACCTTCATCTCCAACGGCGTGCTGGTGGCCACGGTGGGCCTGTCCGACAAGCTGCGCGAGGAGAAGCGCGCGCGGGCTCAGGAGGGCGAGGACGCCTTCCCCATCGCGGTGCTGGTGAACTCCGGCAGCGCCTCGGCCTCCGAGATCGTGGCCGGCGCGCTGAAGAACCTGAACCGCGCGGTCATCATCGGCCGGCAGACGTTCGGCAAGGGCAGCGTGCAGGTGCTGTATGACTTCCCGGACGACAGCGCGCTGAAGCTGACCATCGCCAAGTACCTGACGCCGGGCGACGTCTCCATCCAGGAGGTGGGCATCATCCCGGACATCCAGCTGGTGCCCACGCGCGTCACCCAGGCCAGCATCGACGTGTTCGCTCCGCGCCGCTCCATCGGCGAGGCGGACCTGGATCAGCACTTCGGCAACCCGGATTCGGACAAGGTGGCCAAGAAGCGCGAGGAGGTGCTGGATCGCGAGAAGGCCGCCGAGAGCCTCAAGTACCTGAAGATCGACGAGAAGAAGGTGGCCCAGGCCGCCGCCGAGAAGAAGGCCAAGGACAAGGAGACGGCCGAGAAGAACCCGCGCACCGCCCAGAAGGATCCGAAGGACGCCGCCAAGCACGGCGAGAAGGATCCGCTGCTGGACGTGGACGTGGCCGGCCAGACCGAGGACCTGGACGATCAGCTCGACGCGGAGAGCCAGGACGAGATCAAGGAGGACTTCGAGGTGACGTTCGCCCGGGACTTCGTGCTCAAGGCCACCTCCACCAACCGCCTGCAGCAGCTCAAGCAGGGCAAGGCCTTCATCGACCAGAAGCGCCAGGAGGAGGAGCAGCGCATCAGCTCCGCCATCGCGGGGCTGGGCGTGGACTGGAGCGCGGGCCCCACGCCGAAGAACGTGCAGCTGGACGCCACCTTCTCTCCGGGCGCCGATCAGCCGGTGCGCGCCGGTGAGACGCTGGAGCTGGTCATCACCGCCGAGAACAAGGGCACCGAGCCGCTCAAGCGCGTGCGCGCGTGGACCGAGAGCGACAACGTCTTCATCGATCGCCGCGAGTTCATCTTCGGCGCCATCGCTCCGGGCGAGAAGAAGACGTGGAAGGTGCCGGTGAAGCTGCCGAAGGACCTGACCTCGCGCCGGGACGACGTGACGGTGAAGTTCTTCGACGACAGCGGGGCGCTGAACAAGACACTGGTGAGCGAGGTGGGCTTCCTGGAGCTGCCGCGTCCGGCCTTCGCCTTCAACTGGCAGGTGCTGGATGACTGCTCCGGCTGCAACGGCGACGGCGTGGCGCAGCTGGGCGAGGACATCACCGTGGTGCTCGACGTCACCAACGTGGGCACCGGCGTGGCGATGGACTCGTTCGCGCAGATCAAGAACGCGGGCGACCCGAACGTCTTCATCGAGAAGGGGCGCTTCAAGCTGGGCGAGCTGGCCGCTGGCGAGACGAAGTCCGCGCGCTTCCAGCTCCAGGTGAAGAAGGGCTACAAGGGCGACACCTTCCCGCTGAAGCTGGCCATCATCGACGAGCCGCTGGAGGAGTTCGTCACCGAGAAGCTCGAGCTGCCGGTGCGTGACGCGCCCGCCCTGGCGCTGGAGCCCACCAAGACGATGGTGAAGCTGGCGGAGAAGACGGAGCTGCTGGCCTCGCCGCTGCCGGACGCGCTGGCGGTGGCCCGGGTGCCGACGCAGGCGGTGCTGCCCGCGGTGGCGGTGGGCAAGGGCTTCTACAAGGTCTCCTTGCAGGATGACCGCTTCGCCTTCGTGCGCACCGCGGACGCGAAGGAGCAGCGGGTGGGCAAGGCCGTGCTGCCCAAGAAGGTGGACTGGGTGACCAGCCTGCAGCCGCCGGACATCCACCTGGATGTGGACACCTCTCGCGGCGGGGTGATCGCCGCGGGCGATCGCTACACCCTCAGCGGCACGGTGGCGGACCCGCAGGGCCTGCTGGACATGTACGTGCTGGTGAACGACCAGAAGGTGTACTTCAAGGCGTCGGACCCGAAGAGCACGGAGCCGCGCAAGATGAAGTTCACTGCGGAGTTCGCGCTGAAGGAGGGCAACAACAACGTGCTGGTGGTGGCGCGCGAGGACCAGGACTTCGCCAGCCGGAAGACGCTGGTCATCCGGCGCCGGCCGGAGGCGGTGGCGCAGAAGCTGGCGACGCCCACCCCGGTGGAGACTCCGAAGGCGCAGTAA
- a CDS encoding EI24 domain-containing protein has translation MNPPSLVPQIAARPSLKDFFQGVGLLGRAFGLIFRSGKLFLLSALCALVTLVALVGLVALLWRYTPELVGSFFARPEAWYGKAAWYAVLTLTFVVLLVVGANTVPPLLLAPLQDPLSETTEELCGGPPSPPFSLGGFLRGLVTGIAHTLARIFFLLLGLLVLLPLNLIPVAGSILWTVLGSLWSMMWMAGEHLAGPMTRHLYPFAEVRRMLRQRTALCLGFGAGVYLLLWVPVLNTFFLPVAIVAGTLLYRGLVAAGQLPPPPDPDPLLK, from the coding sequence ATGAATCCACCCTCCCTGGTCCCGCAGATCGCCGCCCGCCCCTCCCTCAAGGACTTCTTCCAGGGAGTCGGGTTGCTGGGGCGCGCCTTCGGCCTCATCTTCCGCTCCGGCAAGCTCTTCCTCCTGTCGGCCCTGTGCGCCCTCGTCACGCTGGTGGCCCTGGTAGGACTGGTGGCGCTGCTGTGGCGCTACACCCCGGAGCTGGTCGGCAGCTTCTTCGCCCGCCCGGAGGCCTGGTACGGCAAGGCCGCGTGGTACGCGGTGCTGACCCTCACCTTCGTCGTGCTCCTGGTGGTGGGCGCCAACACCGTCCCGCCCCTGCTCCTGGCGCCGCTGCAGGACCCGCTGTCCGAGACGACCGAGGAGCTGTGCGGCGGCCCGCCCTCCCCGCCCTTCAGCCTGGGGGGCTTCCTCCGGGGGCTGGTGACGGGAATCGCACACACCCTGGCCCGCATCTTCTTCCTGCTGCTGGGGCTGCTCGTGCTCCTGCCCCTGAACCTGATCCCCGTCGCAGGCAGCATCCTGTGGACCGTGCTGGGCAGCCTGTGGAGCATGATGTGGATGGCCGGCGAGCACCTGGCCGGGCCCATGACGCGCCACCTCTACCCCTTTGCCGAGGTGCGTCGAATGCTGCGGCAGCGCACGGCCCTCTGCCTGGGGTTCGGCGCGGGCGTCTACCTGCTGCTCTGGGTGCCCGTCCTCAACACCTTCTTCCTGCCGGTGGCCATCGTCGCCGGGACGCTGCTCTACCGGGGCCTGGTGGCCGCGGGGCAGCTGCCCCCGCCCCCCGACCCCGACCCGCTCCTGAAATAA
- a CDS encoding glutamate--cysteine ligase yields the protein MSLDLKRAVAQPITSVDALVDVFREAEKPRAEHRLGIEHEKFVYPKAVAKPVPYEGPSGIGALLEKMAAGGGYTPFRETPDSPVIALQRGMETVSLEPGGQLELSGSPFFTAREAHAENLRHLAEAKAAGDSLGLQLVALGYRPFGTTADIPWMPKTRYKVMRRTLPERGRLALNMMLNTSTGQASYDWADEEDCVRKTVLVARLAPLMVALYANSPLVEGKPSGWMTFRSRVWEEVDPTRCGYLPAFFDGSFSYRAYVEWALDAPLLFLRRRGEYLHPKLSFRQLLKEGFEGQPADMGDWTDHLSTLFPEVRLKKVIEVRGADCVSAEMTGALGALWRGLLYDRTALEEGERLLPKLSFTEHQAFHQTARQQGLAGRLGQQELHRLTAEMVAIARRGLERLDPRDAPLLEPLARVAASGRSPAQAVLDAWEKDPRPEALLSRFTL from the coding sequence ATGTCCCTGGATCTCAAACGAGCGGTCGCCCAACCCATTACCTCCGTTGACGCGCTGGTGGACGTGTTCCGGGAGGCGGAGAAACCCCGGGCCGAGCACCGGCTGGGCATCGAGCACGAGAAGTTCGTCTACCCCAAGGCGGTGGCGAAGCCCGTGCCCTACGAGGGGCCGTCGGGCATCGGGGCGCTGCTGGAGAAGATGGCGGCGGGGGGCGGCTACACCCCGTTCCGCGAGACGCCGGACTCGCCTGTCATTGCGCTCCAGCGGGGCATGGAGACGGTGTCCCTGGAGCCGGGCGGGCAGCTCGAGCTGTCCGGAAGTCCCTTCTTCACCGCGCGTGAGGCCCACGCGGAGAACCTGCGGCACCTGGCCGAGGCGAAGGCCGCCGGCGATTCGCTCGGGCTGCAGCTGGTGGCGCTGGGGTACCGGCCCTTCGGTACGACGGCGGACATCCCGTGGATGCCGAAGACCCGGTACAAGGTGATGCGGCGCACGCTGCCGGAGCGCGGGCGGCTGGCGCTGAACATGATGCTGAACACCTCGACGGGGCAGGCCTCGTACGACTGGGCGGACGAGGAGGACTGTGTCCGCAAGACGGTGCTGGTGGCGCGGCTGGCCCCGCTGATGGTGGCCCTGTACGCCAACAGCCCGCTGGTGGAGGGCAAGCCCTCGGGGTGGATGACGTTCCGCAGCCGCGTCTGGGAGGAGGTGGATCCCACCCGCTGTGGCTACCTGCCGGCGTTCTTCGACGGCTCCTTCTCCTACCGGGCCTACGTGGAGTGGGCGCTGGATGCGCCGCTGCTCTTCCTGCGCCGGCGTGGGGAGTACCTCCACCCGAAGCTCTCGTTCCGCCAGCTCCTGAAGGAGGGCTTCGAGGGCCAGCCGGCGGACATGGGCGACTGGACGGACCACCTGTCCACGCTGTTCCCCGAGGTGCGGCTCAAGAAGGTCATCGAGGTGCGCGGCGCGGACTGCGTGTCGGCGGAGATGACGGGGGCGCTCGGCGCGCTGTGGCGCGGGCTGCTGTACGACAGGACGGCGCTGGAGGAGGGCGAGCGGCTGCTGCCGAAGCTGTCCTTCACCGAGCACCAGGCCTTCCATCAGACGGCGCGGCAGCAGGGGCTGGCCGGACGGCTGGGCCAGCAGGAGCTGCACCGGCTCACCGCGGAGATGGTGGCGATTGCGCGCCGTGGGCTGGAGCGGCTGGATCCGCGGGATGCGCCGCTGCTGGAGCCGCTGGCGCGGGTGGCGGCCTCGGGTCGGTCGCCGGCCCAGGCGGTATTGGATGCCTGGGAGAAGGACCCGCGCCCGGAGGCGCTGCTGTCGCGCTTCACGCTCTAG
- a CDS encoding outer membrane beta-barrel protein: protein MTIRSVMGGLAAALVLCAGPALAVEATEVGSRLKLDEQEPRVGLDVRLGLGGMTGDIGDQLDTGPLLGIAAGAQIYPLLGVEVGYEGQRLPINDTLVGDGEALYRHNVGLLAKAGPLIERHWRPFVGAGVGLSYFNASDGAEAVFDNDITQEVPLAAGLDYNFGNIFAGARATYRLMFNEGFADDAFPGNNGGNLLNASVTLGGRF, encoded by the coding sequence ATGACGATTCGTTCGGTGATGGGAGGCCTGGCGGCAGCCCTCGTGCTGTGCGCGGGCCCGGCGCTGGCGGTGGAAGCCACGGAGGTGGGCAGCAGGCTCAAGCTCGACGAGCAGGAGCCTCGAGTGGGGCTGGATGTCCGGCTCGGCCTGGGAGGGATGACGGGCGACATCGGAGACCAGCTCGACACAGGTCCGCTCCTGGGCATCGCGGCGGGAGCGCAGATCTACCCCCTGCTCGGAGTCGAGGTGGGCTACGAGGGACAGCGTCTCCCCATCAATGACACGCTCGTGGGCGACGGAGAGGCGCTCTACCGCCACAACGTGGGCCTGCTGGCCAAGGCCGGCCCGCTCATCGAGCGGCACTGGCGGCCCTTCGTCGGCGCGGGCGTGGGCCTGAGCTACTTCAACGCCAGCGATGGCGCGGAGGCGGTGTTCGACAACGACATCACCCAGGAAGTGCCCCTCGCCGCGGGCTTGGACTACAACTTCGGCAACATCTTCGCCGGAGCGCGAGCCACCTACCGGCTGATGTTCAACGAGGGCTTCGCCGACGACGCCTTCCCCGGCAACAACGGCGGCAACCTGCTCAACGCCAGCGTCACCCTGGGCGGACGCTTCTAG
- a CDS encoding TIGR02266 family protein — protein MTVAPKLLPLRIRLPYTTEEEFIDKYGSNVGRGGVFIATRALKEEGTAIAFEFILADGTRLLRGEGIVVKAQADEGGGRSGMTVRFAKLDAASKALIDRVVARRAEPPSPQVATPPPVPAPVATPPPAVSMRLPAVPASAPAPASAPSPPTPRPVAPPPGMVRRTAPPPTAPAPPQATPPAPPAAPPAAPPAAPVQRSAPVQEPKAPTVRMWAIPSPTAPSAPPVEPPLAPPTPARAQEASAPAVPAPVPRAEPPPRSQTPAKPLPAPATPLPSLSAALSEVAAAPPPAPPVPPTSVSPPSARVEPTPTPAPAAPAPAAPAPALPVEPAPTLAPAAPASATPAPALPVEPPGARQPAAPSLPPEPRTPEPPGRGLEGRSRRRTVLEVPVAAPVAPSLPEVVLGIDVGTSQARVAVFHEGEVRLVPIPGSDSRSLPSALAVDASGQVLVGAAAIAEAERAPRHAAVGLKRLLGLRARSPRLRGFVGLPYAVAADPRGDAGIELNGRVVPLTDYAAQILRELKSAATAFLGREPTRAVLCVPAYFDARQRAALREAAERAGLTILRILNAPAAATLAYGHGRGLARKRVLVLDLGGGGFEVSVVQVTGDDLEVVTTGSDPTLGGMDFDARITEALVSELRSQGAASSSEAALEWGPLRAAAESAKVLLSEQEEAPVRLREGTGPTLNRERVEALTADLAQRVTEATREVLESSSLTPQGLDAVVLVGGQSRAPLVRRRLEESLGVPVRSDVDPLGAVALGAALLGHSLLQIASGKPGATVSDVLSVPLGVAERGGGLRRVFERNTRLPADKTLVIPVTPGPLSLALFQGSSPVTSENEYLGALHFQLERAGEAEIHFSLSQDGTLSLAATLPGAKRQPVTLATEELDDAAREALIARSPFATETKESPAGLFSGLRKLFGKK, from the coding sequence GTGACGGTCGCGCCCAAGCTCCTCCCGTTGCGCATCCGCCTCCCGTACACCACGGAGGAGGAGTTCATCGACAAGTACGGCTCGAACGTGGGGCGTGGCGGTGTGTTCATCGCCACCCGGGCCCTCAAGGAAGAGGGCACCGCGATCGCGTTCGAGTTCATCCTCGCCGACGGCACCCGGCTGCTGCGCGGCGAGGGCATCGTCGTGAAGGCCCAGGCCGATGAGGGTGGCGGACGCTCGGGCATGACCGTGCGCTTCGCGAAGCTGGATGCGGCGAGCAAGGCCCTCATCGATCGCGTGGTGGCACGGCGCGCGGAACCGCCTTCTCCGCAGGTGGCGACTCCTCCTCCGGTGCCAGCTCCGGTAGCGACTCCGCCGCCGGCCGTGTCGATGCGCCTGCCCGCGGTGCCCGCGTCTGCTCCCGCTCCTGCTTCGGCTCCGAGCCCGCCGACGCCTCGACCCGTGGCCCCTCCTCCGGGAATGGTGCGTCGGACGGCTCCGCCTCCCACCGCGCCCGCGCCTCCACAGGCCACGCCGCCTGCTCCTCCGGCGGCTCCCCCCGCCGCGCCTCCCGCCGCCCCCGTCCAGCGCTCGGCGCCGGTTCAGGAGCCCAAGGCTCCGACGGTTCGGATGTGGGCGATTCCCTCGCCAACCGCTCCCTCGGCTCCGCCCGTGGAGCCACCACTGGCACCTCCGACTCCCGCCAGGGCTCAGGAGGCGTCCGCTCCCGCGGTTCCAGCACCGGTACCTCGCGCGGAGCCACCGCCCAGGAGTCAGACTCCCGCGAAGCCTCTTCCGGCTCCCGCCACACCGCTCCCCTCGCTCAGCGCCGCGCTGTCCGAGGTGGCGGCGGCTCCACCTCCCGCGCCGCCAGTTCCCCCCACCAGCGTCAGTCCTCCCAGCGCGCGGGTCGAGCCGACTCCCACGCCCGCTCCCGCAGCTCCCGCCCCCGCCGCGCCTGCCCCGGCTCTTCCTGTCGAGCCGGCTCCCACGCTCGCTCCCGCGGCTCCCGCCTCCGCCACGCCTGCCCCGGCTCTTCCTGTCGAGCCTCCCGGCGCTCGTCAGCCGGCGGCGCCCTCCCTGCCTCCCGAGCCGCGTACTCCGGAGCCCCCGGGTCGAGGCCTCGAGGGCAGGAGCCGTCGGAGGACCGTGCTCGAGGTGCCCGTCGCTGCTCCCGTGGCGCCCTCCTTGCCCGAGGTGGTGCTCGGCATCGACGTGGGCACCTCGCAGGCCCGCGTCGCGGTGTTCCATGAGGGAGAGGTCCGGCTCGTCCCCATCCCGGGCTCAGACAGCCGCAGCCTCCCCTCCGCGCTCGCCGTGGATGCCTCGGGCCAGGTGCTGGTCGGGGCGGCGGCGATCGCCGAGGCCGAGCGCGCGCCTCGCCATGCCGCCGTGGGCCTCAAGCGCCTGCTCGGGCTTCGCGCGCGTTCTCCTCGACTGCGCGGCTTCGTGGGGCTCCCCTACGCCGTCGCGGCCGATCCGCGCGGCGACGCGGGCATCGAGCTGAACGGGCGCGTCGTCCCGCTCACGGACTACGCCGCCCAGATCCTGCGTGAGCTCAAGTCCGCCGCCACCGCGTTCCTCGGCCGCGAGCCGACGCGCGCGGTGCTGTGCGTCCCCGCCTACTTCGATGCCCGCCAGCGTGCCGCCCTGCGCGAGGCGGCCGAGCGCGCCGGCCTCACCATCCTGCGCATCCTCAATGCGCCCGCCGCGGCCACGCTCGCCTACGGGCATGGCCGGGGGCTGGCTCGCAAGCGCGTCCTCGTGCTGGACCTGGGCGGAGGGGGCTTCGAGGTCTCCGTCGTGCAGGTGACCGGAGATGACCTCGAGGTCGTCACCACCGGCAGCGATCCGACGCTCGGGGGCATGGACTTCGACGCGCGCATCACCGAGGCCCTGGTCAGCGAGCTTCGCTCCCAGGGTGCGGCCTCCTCCTCGGAAGCGGCCCTCGAGTGGGGCCCGCTGCGCGCCGCGGCCGAGTCCGCCAAGGTGCTCCTCAGCGAGCAGGAGGAGGCTCCCGTCCGGCTCCGGGAAGGCACCGGCCCCACCCTCAACCGCGAGCGCGTGGAGGCGCTCACCGCGGATCTCGCCCAGCGCGTGACGGAGGCCACCCGCGAGGTGCTCGAGTCCAGCTCGCTCACGCCGCAGGGGCTCGACGCGGTGGTGCTGGTGGGCGGCCAGAGCCGGGCTCCGCTGGTGCGGCGGCGGCTCGAGGAGAGCCTGGGCGTGCCGGTGCGCTCGGACGTGGATCCGCTCGGCGCCGTGGCGCTCGGCGCGGCGCTGCTGGGTCACTCGCTGCTGCAGATCGCTTCCGGCAAGCCGGGCGCCACCGTGTCGGACGTCCTCTCCGTCCCGCTCGGCGTGGCGGAGCGCGGAGGAGGCCTCCGCCGCGTCTTCGAGCGCAACACGCGCCTGCCCGCCGACAAGACGCTCGTCATCCCCGTCACCCCGGGCCCGCTCTCGCTGGCCCTCTTCCAGGGGTCCTCTCCCGTCACCTCCGAGAACGAGTACCTCGGAGCGCTCCACTTCCAGCTCGAGCGCGCGGGTGAGGCGGAGATCCACTTCTCGCTGTCCCAGGACGGCACCCTCTCGCTGGCGGCCACGCTGCCTGGAGCGAAGCGGCAGCCGGTGACGCTCGCCACGGAGGAGCTGGACGACGCGGCCCGAGAGGCCCTCATCGCCCGCTCTCCCTTCGCGACCGAGACCAAGGAGAGCCCCGCCGGGCTCTTCTCCGGGCTGCGAAAGCTCTTCGGGAAGAAGTAG